CGCGGCATCATCGATATATTTCTGAGTCGAGATGGCCCGGCGCAACGCCTCGGTCAGCGTTACCCCTCGGCGACTTGTGATCGTGCGTATCGCTTCGGCGGCCTCCGCAGACAGATTTACAGAAAGGCGGACCCCCTTGCCCTCCTGCCTATCATTATTCATTTGCTTCTCCTCAAGCAGCACCTGTCGGTGATCCAGACGATCAGCCGGCGGCCCCCTGGCGGTGGCGTACCGCGCAGATCCGACCAACGCCTCAGCGAAGGTCGCCTCTTGACCACACACCATCATCACCTCCTCGACACACCTAAAGTACACCAGAAACCCGCATCATGCATGCGGCACGCCCTCTCGATACGCCGCCCCTTGCCGGCCAGCTCGACTGCTTGGACTGCAGGGCGCTAGGGGTTTCCACCCGCCGTGATTACCGGTGTCTTAATAGTCCTCTCCCCGGGACGTGTTCGTCCCATATGCTGGCGCCAGTCGCAGAGGGTGATTGGGCGATCGAAAGGACAGCGATTTATGAGCATTCGGGAGGCACTTCTTTATGCTCGCCGGAGGGAGCACGACCACGAAGCGGGCAAGATCTACATCGTTCCCGATGGCTTGCGGCTGGATGACGAGATCGAAGTCAAGCATCTGATTTCGATGTGCAAGTTCTGCGCGCAGCATCTGCATGCACTCGGCCTGTACGTCGATGGCGAGCACAAGAGCACGACTAAGTGGATATCCAACGGCGAGGCAGCAAGGGCCGGTTGGAAAGCGCGCAACTCGTAGACTGGGCCGCCGCTAGACCGCCGTCGAATTTTCCAGCAGTGACAAAGTAAAGCTGGCCGGATGGGTCCGGTTGCAGGCTTCTACCGCCTGGGTGAGGGAGTGCGGTGGAGCACATATCTCCTGGGCTCGTCCGGCCTTTCATCGGCTTCAGTCCGGCCATCTGCGGGTTCCCCGATCCCCATCGTCACCGCAGATAGCTGGGCTGGGGCCTCACTTTCTCTTGGAGGTCTCCGGCGTGGTCGTCGTACGCGTTGACTCGGTGCTGGCGCAGACTGCGCGAGAGCATGCCCGTGAGCATCAGCCCGTTGCCCGACGCGATGGCGCCTGGTGCCGATCTTGCGATGATTCGTGGCCGTGCGACGTGCGGGCTAATGCCGACGCAGTATTGCGCGCTGCGGGAGTCGATCCCCGATCGCTGGATAATCGCCGGTCCCGACCATCTCCCCGTGGTACGGACCGCGTCGGCACGGGCCACAAGACGTATGTGGTGGTGGGTCGGTGATCGAGGTCAGGCAGGTGCTATCGCTGCGCCGGCAGGTCGTACAGGCGCGGCTTGATGCCACGCGGGAGCTGCACACTGCCCGGATCAGTGCCGATCAGCGGCGGGTTGATCATCTAGCGGGCAAGGCGCTGGCTATGCAGATGATCGTTGACATGATCGATATCGAGTTTCAGCTAAACGTCGACGAGGAAGAATATCCAGCGCTCGGCCGGCATCGCCGCGCCTGATCTCATTAACGAAATGCCCCGCCTCCGGCCATCGTGGCCGGAGGCGGGGCATTTTGCGTTTACCGTGTCTCGTCGCGAATCCACTGGAGGTACGGCGGATTGCCCGCGTCGATGACGTGCGCGATGACGCACGGGACTACGTATGGGTGCTGGTCGTTGACGCGCTGCACGATTTCGTCAACGAGGCTCATTTTGGTGTGGCAGATGAGCATCGCTTCCGGCTTGTCGTTTATCTGGTCGTCCCAGCGGTGAACCGCGCGGATCGGCGTGATGTTGTGTGCGCCGGCCGCCAGGCGGTCAGAGACCAGCTGGCCGGAGAATTCCAGTAGCCAATCCGCATCCGGCGCTGTGATCGTGACACGGCAGACTGGCTCGTCAGCCATCGGATTCCGCCTTCAGCTGCTCGATTATCTCGGTCGCTTCCTCCCCCGTGCGGGCCATGCCACCCCATCCACTGACGATCTTCCCGTCGAAACTCTCGCCGAGCCAACGCCCGCGCATCGCCGAGCCCTTGCCGTTGAGGGCGAAGAAAAGCACCCCTTTTGAGCGGGTGGCTTCGTTCGTCGCGGCGTACCAACCCATCAGCACGTCGTTGTTCCAGAGGCGCAATTCGCCGCGCCACAGGTACCCGCCACCCTCGTCTGCTTTTAAGCCGTGGCTGATGGCCTGCATCTGGATTAGCTCGGCCTGCTGGCGAAACTGGACTTCCTGGAGCGCGATGCGCTCCTCGCCGTCGCGGAATGTCTGCCACGACGACCACCAGTCGCCGGACAGATTGACGGCGTGCGTCGGCACTCCGGCCAGCTCACCGACCGAGATTTGCAGCGCGTTCGCGATGGCGAGCGCGACCGAGAGCAGCGGCTGCTGCTCTCCCGCCTCGTACCTGCGGATCTGGCGCTTGTCGACGCCAGCCATAGCGGCCAGTTCAGCCTGCGACAGGCCGAGTTCGGCCCGCCGCTGCTTCAGGACTTCGTGCATCTCCACCCCTACATCCTAGGACGTTCTGGTCCCCCTGGGGACCTCCCCGTCCCCGAGAGGACTAAGAAGTCCTTGACAAGGACGAGTTCGCCCCTCAGGGTAGAGGACGTAAGCGTCCCCCGATGGGGACTATTAGGGCGACGAGGAGTAGCGACATGACGGAGAACCGGACCGGTGGACACGGCTATCTCGGCTGGTCACATCCCCTCGCACGAATCGCAAACCGGCACTGCCGAGCACACAACCGGCCAGGCGTCTCCGGCTGGACTGGTGGAGTCGGCGCGGTTGCGTGCGGTGCCTGCTGGGAGCGCGCGATTCGCGATGACGAACGGGTCGTAGTCGAGTACGGCCTGACCCGGCAACAGGGCCGCGACATCGATGTGGTGGATGAGATCGCCGTTGAGCGTGCGTGCCGTGGTGAGCAGGTGCGGCTGACTCGCGTTGAGCGGTCGATTGCCGCCGTCCAGCTTCGCGACTGCGTTGGGCTGACGAACTACCAGATTGCTCGCCGGCTGCACATCAACTCTGAACTTGTCCGGCAGGCACTCGCCCTGGCCGATGCCACCGCCGCGCGTGGCGCTCTGGCTGAGGTGGCCTGATGTCGCTCGCCGAGCTGGTCGACTGGATCGAGGCGGCGATCTGGGATCGGCATGACGCGCGGCAGCAGTCGGCCGGTTTCCAGGTGATCCGGCTGGGTCGCTGGACGCGCCGCTACCGCCATCCATACCTGTATCTCGCCATCGCCGCGTACGCCGAGCGCGAAGCGGCCGAGCAGGCGAGCAACCGCGAAACGGAGCCTGTGCGATGACCACGACGACCACCGAACGGCCTAAGGCGTACCCACCACCTGTCGAGGCGCTGCTTCCCAAGGCGCGCAAGCTGACGGCCAAGCTCGGAGAGGTCCCTTCACGGAACCGGCTTATGACCGAGCTGCGAATCGGCGCACCCAAGGCACGCGCCGTACTGGACGCGCTGACCGCTCCGTCCGATCAGACCGACAACATCCCCGCGGCTACTTCTCCGAACCGACCGGCCGTCGTGCCTGCTGAGGCAACCGGCGACAGCGGCCAGCAGACCCGCGAGCAGACCGAGTTCATCGCCGAAACCACGGCCGGCACCGCTCCTCTTTCCGCCGATGTGGTCAAGCCGGAGTCGCCGCAGGTGGCGACGTCCGTAGACCCGGGTACGGCTGAGCAGCCTAAACCGGCGTCGAAGCCGCAGAAGTCTGTCAAGACGTGGCCGGTGCTGCTCCTGGCCGCTCCGGCGTTCGTGG
The Fodinicola acaciae DNA segment above includes these coding regions:
- a CDS encoding CopG family transcriptional regulator; protein product: MLLEEKQMNNDRQEGKGVRLSVNLSAEAAEAIRTITSRRGVTLTEALRRAISTQKYIDDAAQRGARILIEEPDKTLKELIFPL
- the cutA gene encoding divalent-cation tolerance protein CutA codes for the protein MADEPVCRVTITAPDADWLLEFSGQLVSDRLAAGAHNITPIRAVHRWDDQINDKPEAMLICHTKMSLVDEIVQRVNDQHPYVVPCVIAHVIDAGNPPYLQWIRDETR
- a CDS encoding helix-turn-helix transcriptional regulator; protein product: MHEVLKQRRAELGLSQAELAAMAGVDKRQIRRYEAGEQQPLLSVALAIANALQISVGELAGVPTHAVNLSGDWWSSWQTFRDGEERIALQEVQFRQQAELIQMQAISHGLKADEGGGYLWRGELRLWNNDVLMGWYAATNEATRSKGVLFFALNGKGSAMRGRWLGESFDGKIVSGWGGMARTGEEATEIIEQLKAESDG
- a CDS encoding ABC transporter permease, with translation MTTTTTERPKAYPPPVEALLPKARKLTAKLGEVPSRNRLMTELRIGAPKARAVLDALTAPSDQTDNIPAATSPNRPAVVPAEATGDSGQQTREQTEFIAETTAGTAPLSADVVKPESPQVATSVDPGTAEQPKPASKPQKSVKTWPVLLLAAPAFVAIWSGWVGLGALTGFGVVHPLPGILDGFSINTAITLPIGVETYAAYALRAWLTTTAPTTARTFAKVSAIGALILGALGQIAYHLMSAAGITTAPWWITTAVACLPVAVLGMGAALAHLLRTDSSADSSGS